The Thiomicrorhabdus aquaedulcis sequence GATAAACGGTCAGGTTATTGAAGCGCATGAAGGTGACATGTTGATTGATGTTGCTGACGGTGCACACATTTCTATTCCCCGTTTCTGCTATCACAAAAAGCTTTCTATTGCTGCCAACTGCCGTATGTGTTTAGTAGAAGTAGAGGGCGCATGGAAGGCATTGCCTGCTTGTGCTACACCTGTTACAGACGGCATGAAAGTTCATACCAAATCAGCCAAGGCAATCGCTGCACAAAAATCAGTAATGGAATTTTTGTTGATCAACCATCCTTTGGATTGCCCTATTTGCGACCAAGGCGGTGAGTGTGAGTTGCAAGATGTGTCTATGGATTATGGTGATGATGTATCTCGCTACCATGAGGCAAAGCGTGTGGTTAGTGATCGCAATACCGGCTCGCTAATCAAAACCGAAATGACTCGTTGTATTCATTGCACACGTTGTGTTCGTTTTGGCCAAGAAATTGCCGGAATGATGGAATTGGGTGCAACAGGTCGAAGCGAGTGGATGGAGATAGGTACATACATTGAAAAGTCGATTGATTCTGAAATGTCAGGCAATATGATTGATTTGTGTCCTGTAGGTGCTTTAACCTCAAAGCCATTTCGCTACACCGCGCGTTCTTGGGAGTTAAAAGCTCACAACGCAATAGCACCACACGATTCCATAGGTTCACATATTATTATTCATTCAAAAAATAATGAAGTTAAACGTGTCGTGCCGCGCGAAAATGAAGCAATAAATGAAGTTTGGTTGTCAGATCGCGACCGTTTTTCTTATGAGGCTATTAATTCCGAACAGCGTTTAACTCAACCAATGATTAAGCAAAATGGTTTTTGGAATGTGGTTGATTGGGAAACGGCTTTGCAGTTTGCGGCAGAGGGATTACAGGGTTTAATAGCTGAGTCGGTCAACGATATTGGTGTTTTAGCGGGAGCTAATTCGACATTAGAAGAATTGCATTTATTACAAAAGCTGGCTCGTGGACTGGGAATAGAAAATCTTGATCATCGTCATAGACAATCTGACTTTAGTTTAGACGCATTAGGTTTCAATCAACCTACGTTAACCATTTCTTTGGCCGAGGTTGAGACTTTAAACTCAGTATTAATGGTGGGAACTTATTTAAGAAAAGAGTTGCCAATCCTAAATCATCGTGTGCGAAAAGCGGTTTTAAATGGTGCTAAGGCTTTTGTTGTTAATCCAGAGTCTTTAGATTATAACTATAAACTCGCCAATACGCATTCCGAATTAGGCATGATTAAAGAACTGTCTGGGCTTGCCAAAGCTGCACTAGGATTAAATAACAAGACTGACCAGGCCTGGTTAAATACCATTCAACCAACAGATCAACATATTAAGATGGTCGAAAATTTAAAACAGTCAGAACAATCGGCTTTATTTTTGGGGCAGTTGGCACAATCTCACACCGATTACACAGTGATTCAAAAGTTGGCGGCTATTATTGCAACGGAAACTCAATCATCCTTGAGTATTTTGCCAATGAGTGCCAATGAGGTAGGTGCGCATTTAGTACGCTTTGTTCCGCGCAATGGTTTAAACAGCATGCAAATGATACAAGCTGAAATGAAAGGCTTTATTAATTTGAACATTGAGCCAGAATCTGACTTTACACAAGGAAATTTAGCCCTTGCCGCAATGCAAAAAGCGCAGTTTGTCATTAATTTAACCGCTTTTGACAGTGCAGCACAGCGTGATTATGCCAACGTACTGCTTCCTATTGCTACTTTTGCAGAAACCGCTGGTACGTTTGTTAACGCAAATGGACTAAAGCAATCATTTAAGATGTCTGTTGAACCAAAAGGTGATGCAAAGGCCGCTTGGAAAGTGTTGAGAGTCTTTGCTAATGTATTGAATGTAGACGGTTTTGAGTATACGCACACCAATGAAGTGTTACGCGAAGTGCTAGATAATGTAGCAACTCAAGTTGATTTTTCAAAGGCAATTTGTATTTTGCCTATGCAAAATAATGATGCAATCGTGCAGCGTGTTTCGCCGTATGCCATTGATTCATTAGTGCGTAGAGCGGCTTCTTTACAAGCCACCCCGGACGCAAATTTTGCCACAATGGAGAGAGGTTAATTCATGTTTGATGCATTACAGGCTTTTTTGTCTATTTATATGTACCCATGGTTAGCCATTACCATTACATTGGTTATTCAGGCGATTGCTGTAATTTTACCTATTATGCTAGTAGTCGCATGGTTAACGTATGCAGAACGTAAAGTCATTGGTTACATGCAAGTTCGTCTAGGGCCCAACAGAGTTGGCCCAGCAGGTTTATTGCAGCCTATTGCGGATGCATTAAAGTTAATGACCAAAGAAGTTATTTTTCCTGATCAAGCCAATAAATTTTTATTTATTACGGCTCCCGTACTGGCAATAGCGCCTGCTGTTGCCGTTTGGGCAGTTATTCCTTTTTCAGATGGTGTTGTGGTTACTGATATTAATGCAGGTGTTTTGTATGTATTGGCCGTGTCGTCCATTTTAGTGTACGGAACGATCATTGCTGGTTGGGCATCAAACTCTAAATACGCATTTTTAGGTGCTATGCGTGGTTCAGCGCAAAAAATTTCATACGAAATTGCCATGGGCTTTGCGCTGGTAACGGTGCTAATGATTGCTGGAAGTATGAATTTAACTGAAATTGTTAATGGTCAAAAGGGGGGTATTTGGCATTGGTATCTATTACCATTGTTGCCCATGTTTTTTGTCTATTTTATTTCGGGATTAGCTGAAACTAACAGAACGCCATTTGATGTAATTGAGGGTGAAGCTGAGATTGTGGCAGGTTTTCACGTAGATTATTCTGGCATGACCTTTGGTGTATTTATGCTTGCTGAATACGCCATGATGATTTTAATTTCGTTTATGACTTCCATTATGTTTTTGGGTGGCTGGTTGTCTCCGTTTGAAGGAATTCCATTTTTAGAAGCCGCCTTTTCTTGGGTGCCACAATTGGGATGGTTGGCGTTTAAAGTTTCATTTTTGTTATTTGTTTTCTTATGGTTAAGAGCCACTTTTCCGCGCTATCGCTATGATCAACTGATGCGCTTAGGCTGGAAGGTATTAATTCCACTGACGATTTTGTGGGTCTTTGTAGTTGGTGCTATGCAGTACTTTAGTGTTGGTCCTTGGTTTAACTAATTGAGAGGTTGAGATGGTTCGATTTATTAAACATCATGTAAAGACTTGGGGTCTAACAGAGTTATTTAAAGGTTTAGGTGTTACGGGCAAGTATTTGTTTAAAAAGAAGATAACAGTCCGTTATCCAGAAGAAAAAACACCATTATCACCTCGTTTTAGAGGCCATCATGCTCTGCGTCGTTACGAGAATGGTGAAGAGCGTTGTATTGCTTGTAAGTTATGTGAAGCGGTGTGTCCTGCCAATGCCATTACAATCGAATCTGAAGAACGAGATGATGGTTCAAGGCGTACCACTCAATACGATATTGATATGTTTAAATGCATTTACTGTGGTTTTTGTGAAGAAGCTTGTCCCGTAGATGCGATTGTAGAAACTCGTGTGTTTGAATACGAGTTTCAGGAAAGAGGGCAGCATATTATGACCAAAGATAAGTTATTGGCTTTTGGTGACAAGCACGAAGTGCAAATCGCAGCTGATCGTAAAGCTGATGCTAAGTATCGATAATTTAAAGAGAATTTAATATGACATTTGAACAATTTATCTTTTACACATTGGCAGCTGTTGCAATCATTTCAGGTTTTATGATGATTACTGTCAGAAACCCTGTTAAAGCGGCTTTGTGGTTAGTACTGGCGTTTGTTGCCACTGCCGGAATTTGGATTACAGCGCAAGCAGAGTTTTTGGGATTGGTGCTTATATTGGTCTATGTGGGCGCGGTGATGGTGTTGTTTTTATTTGTTGTAATGATGTTAGACATCAACTTGACCATTTTGAAAGAGGGTTTTACTAAGTATCTCCCGTTGGGCGCTATGGCTGCGATTGCTATTTTTGCGATGATGTATTTAGTGTTGGGTCCAGAGCATTTCGGTACGGATGTAACAGGCATGCCAATAACACAGGCTGCAGATTACAGTAATACTAAAGCGATTGCCATTCCTCTATACACGACGCATGTTTATGCTTTTATTCTGGCCGCAGTTTTGCTATTGGTCGGTATTGTAGCGGCAATATCTTTAACATTACGTCGTCGTTCAAGCACAACTGTTTTGTATCAAGACATTGATAAGCAGGTTAAAACTTTAGCGGTTGATCGTTTTAGAATGGTACAAATGGACAGCGTGGTTGAAAAACACATTGCGTCAAAAAGTGAGGATGACAAATGATAGCACTTTCGGATTACCTGCTTTTTGGTGCAGTGTTGTTTATGATTAGTATGGCGGGTATTTTTTTAAACCGTAAAAACGTTCTTGTTTTGTTAATGTCCATTGAACTGTTGTTATTGGCCGTAAACACTAACTTGGTCGCGTTTTCGTACTATTTAAATGATGTTACCGGACAGGTTTTTGTCTTCTTTATTTTAACGGTTGCTGCAGCTGAAGCGGCAATTGGACTAGCCATTCTTGTATTGGTGTTCCGTAATCGTAAGAGCATCAACGTTGATGATCTTGGTTCACTAAAGGGGTAGTTGTTAATGTTGCACACAATTCTTACGGTTATTTTGCTGGCTCCTTTGTTAGGAGCGATGATCGCAGGCCTGTTAGGCCGTCAGGTTGGACGAAGTGGGGCTCATTTTGCAACCATTATCGGTGTTGCCATTTCAATGGTTTTGTCCGCCTACGTGTTTTATCTATTTGTATTTGAAAATGCAGAAGCCTACAACGCCAGTTTGTACACTTGGATGGTCAGCGATGGCATAAAGTTTGAGATTGGCTTTTTGATTGATAAGTTGTCGGCCACCATGATGTTGGTGGTGACTTTTGTCTCGTTAATGGTGCATATTTATACCGTTGGTTATATGGATCATGATGAAGACTACGATCACAACGATCCTTATTATCAGCGTTTCTTTAGTTATATCTCGTTGTTTACGTTTTCTATGCTTTCGCTGGTTATGGCCAATAACTTTTTGCAGCTGTTCTTTGGCTGGGAGGCGGTTGGTTTAGTCTCTTATTTATTGATTGGCTTTTACATGAAGCGTGAGTCAGCGATTCAAGCAAACTTAAAAGCGTTTTTAGTTAACCGTGTGGGCGATCTTGGTTTTATTTTAGGGATTGCCGTGGTATTTGTTTATTTTAATACCATGGATTACAAAGAGTTTTTTGCTCAATTGAGTTCACAACGTGATGTCATGATTGAGATTATTCCGGGTGTGGAATGGTCCATGATTACGATGATGTTGGTTCTGCTGTTTATTGGCGCTATGGGTAAATCTGCGCAAATGCCCTTGCACGTATGGCTACCAGAGTCGATGGAGGGCCCAACGCCTATTTCAGCCTTAATTCACGCTGCCACCATGGTAACGGCCGGTATTTTTATGGTGGCACGTTTGTCGCCCGCCTTTGAAATGTCTGAGGCTGCGCTTAGTTTTGTCTTAATTATTGGTGCACTTACCGCTTTTATGATGGGTTTATTAGGGTTGATTCAAAACGACATAAAACGGGTCGTTGCCTATTCGACCTTATCACAATTGGGTTATATGACAGCGGCCTTAGGCGCTTCGGCTTACGCCGCTGGTATGTTCCATGTATTGACTCACGCCTTTTTTAAAGCCTTACTATTTTTGGCGGCGGGTTCGGTCATTATTGCAATGCACCACAAGCAAGACATTCGTGATATGGGTGGACTCAAAAAGTACATGCCTATTACCTATGTGGCGATGTTGGTGGGTTCTTTAGCGCTAATTGGATTCCCAGGATTTTCGGGCTTCTTCTCAAAAGACAGTATTTTGTTGTCATTAGATGAAAGTCAGCGATTTGGTTCAACCTTTGCCTATGTCTTATTAATGGCTGGGGTGTTTATCACCGCGTTTTATAGTTTCCGCATGTTTTTCTTGGTGTTTCACGGTCAAGAAAGTCATTATGTAAAAACCCATAAGATTAAAGAGTCGCCTTGGGTCGTAACTGTACCACTTATTTTATTGGCTATTCCTGCGGCCTTCATGGGCATCCCAATGTTTGAACCGATGTTAACCGGTGCATATTTTGGTGAGGCTATTCAAGTATTGCCTCAAAACGATACGATGCTTGCGGTGTATAACAATTATTACCAAGGGTTACTACATCTAGTGGTGAGTTCATTTATGACTCTACCGGTTATTTTGGCGTTGTCTGGAGTTTTGATTGCTTGGATTATGTACATTAAGCGTCCAGATTTACCGGGCAAGTTAAAAACAATGTGTCCACGTGGTTTTTATGTTTTGGATAATGCTTACGGGTTTGATCGTTTAAATGAAATAGTTTTTGTCGATGGAACACGTAAATTGGGTCATTTCTTTACTCGAGTAGTCGATATTAAGCTGATTGATACTGGTATGGTCACCAATACCTTTATGGCTGTGTCAAATGCGGCGCACACGTTGCGCCAGGCTCAAACTGGTCTTATGTACCACTATGCATTTGTAATGATTTTTGGCCTGCTAGTGATGCTAGTTTGGGTTTTATGGTAATTAAAGAATAATAAGAGAAGGGAATAGATTACATGCTATCAAGCTTACCTATTTTAAGCACATTAATTTGGCTACCAATTATTGGTGGGCTGTTGGTGCTGTTTGCGGGGCGTAATAATCCAACGGTTGCTAAGTGGTTGTCTTTATTGACGGTTGTCGCGACGTTTTTACTTTCCATTCCCTTAGTCACTGGGTTTGATACCACTACTGCGTCTATGCAGTTTGTTGAGCAGGTGGCTTGGGTTCCCATGTTTAACATTCATTACCATTTAGGGGTTGACGGTTTGTCGATGCCTTTGGTGTTGTTAACCACGTTTACACAGGTGTTAGTCATTGCTTCTGCTTGGGATGTGATTAAAGAGCGTGTTGAACAATACATGGGCGCTTTCCTCATCATGGGCGGCATCATGGTGGGTGTATTTGTTGCGCTTGACTCAATTTTATTTTACATATTCTGGGAAGCGCTTTTGATTCCTATGTTTATTGTTATTGGTAAATGGGGCGGGCCACGACGTGTTTACGCAACCTTAAAGTTCTTTTTGTATACTTTTTTTGGCTCGGTTTTCATGTTGGTGTCGTTTTTATACATGTACCATGAGTCGGGTAGTTTTTCGATTTTAGACTTCCACGGCATGCAATTAGGTATGACGGCACAGATTTTAATCTTCTTGGCTTTTTTCTTGGCCTTTGCGGTCAAGATTCCAATGTTTCCAGTGCACACTTGGTTGCCTGACGCGCACGTTGAAGCGCCAACAGCTGGATCGGTTGTGCTTGCCGCCATAATGCTAAAAATGGGTGGTTATGGTTTTGTACGTTTAAGTTTACCGGTAACGCCCGATGCTTCGATGACTCTAGACTGGTTAATGATTGGGCTATCGCTTATTGCCATTGTTTACATTGGTATTGTGGCCTTGGTGCAAAATGACATGAAAAAGCTTGTGGCTTATTCCTCTATTTCTCACATGGGTTTTGTTACTTTAGGTCTGTTTTTGGTGTACGACATTTTACAAAATACCGGCTCTATTCAAGGTGCGCAGTTGGGTATGGAAGGTGCGATGGTGCAAATGATTTCGCATGGTTTTATATCCGGTGCGATGTTCTTAGCCATTGGTGTTTTGTACGATCGAATGCATACGCGTGAAATTTCGGCTTACAGCGGCGTGGTTAATAAAATGCCGTGGTTTGTTATGTTTGCTGTGATTTTTGCGATGGCCAACGTAGGGTTACCCGGAACCTCTGGTTTTGTGGGTGAGTTTATGGTTATTTTAAGTGCGTTTAAAGCTAATCTTTGGTACGGAACCTTGGCGGCTCTAACCTTGGTTATTGGAGCAGCTTATACCTTATGGATGGTTAAGCGGGTGTTCTTTGGTCAGATAACAAATGAAAATGTAGAAAAATTAACGGATTTAAACAAACGCGAGTTTGCCATTATGGCCACTTTAGCGATTGTCATTATTGCTTTAGGGGTTTTCCCGGCACCGTTAATGGAAGTGATGCATGCATCGGTTGAAAATTTACTGGTGCAAGCCACAACCTCTAAACTTTAATTCGGATAGGTGAGTTAACAATATGAATTTTGTCATTCCAGATTTTGCTCCAGCCATTCCCGAAATGGTGTTATTGGCCTTAACCTCATTTATTTTAGTGGCCGACACCTTTTGGGCAAAACGCTCTCAGTTTGCAACTTACTATGCAACCCAAATTGCATTGGTAGTTGTGGCTGTTCTTATATTAATGAGTTTTTCGACCACTCAAATTATTACCTTTGATGGTAGTTTTGTTAGAGACAGTTTTGCTGATATTTTAAAGCTCTTTGTTTTGGTTATATCGATTGGAATTTTTGTATTTTCTAAAGAATATTTGCTTCAACACAAGTTTTTTAGTGGAGAGTTTTTTGTTTTAGGCCTGTTTGGTGTGTTGGGTATGTTTGTGATGATTTCATCCTACAACTTCATCACGCTCTATCTTGGGCTAGAAATAATGTCCTTATCCATGTATGCCATGGTCGCCATGAGAAAAGATTCAGGGGCCGCCGTTGAAGCTGGAATGAAGTATTTTGTGTTGGGCGCATTAGCGACTGGTATGCTGTTATATGGTTTTTCTATGATTTACGGTGCAACCGGAGAAATTGGTTTTGCACAAGTATCAGAGGTTATCTCTAGCGGTAATGCCGATGGTGTCGTTTTGGCTTTTGGCGTAGTGTTTATTGTTATTGGTTTGGCGTTTAAGTTGGGTGCGGTGCCTTTTCATATGTGGATGCCAGACGTATACCAAGGAGCACCCACAGCCGTTACCTTGTATTTAGGAACTGCCCCAAAAATTGCTGGCTTTGCTATCGTCTATAGATTGTTGGCCGAGGCTCTACCAGGCCTGGTAGAAGAGTGGCAGTCATTAATTATTATGCTGTCTATACTTTCTATGGTGTTAGGTTCTATTGCGGCCATTGTGCAAGACAATTTAAAACGTATGTTGGCGTATTCGGGTATTGGGCATATTGGGTTCTTATTGTTGGGGGTTATAGCCGCCACACCTGATGGTTATTCGGCCTCTATGTTTTATGTGATTGTGTACGCAATAACTGGTTTAGCTGGTTTTGGGATGATTGTTGCGCTGTCGCGTACTGGCAATGAATTTGACCGTGTCGTTGATTTTAAAGGCTTAAATGCACGAAATCCATGGTTAGCGGTAATGATGTTGATTGTTATGTTTTCTATGGCAGGTATCCCACCGTTTATTGGTTTTTGGGCAAAAATTATTGTGATTGAAGAGGTCATTAAAGCAGGCTTTACGTGGATTGCTGTTGTTGCAGTAATTACAGCTGTTATTAGTGCCTACTATTATTTGCGCGTGGTTAAAGCGATGTACTTTGATGAACCCGAAGATAACACTAAAATTGAACCGGTTAGCGGCAGTTTAAATTGGACGGTAAGTTTTGTTGCGCTTTCTTTGCTAGTATTGGGTTTAATGCCAAGTTCATTGATTAACTTGTGTTACCAGAGCATTAATTCACTGGCCTTATAAGCACTTAATAATTTAGATGTGATTTAGTTGATTTAGAGTTACCTTATGTAACAAAATAAAGCCCGTTTTAACGGGCTTTATTTTGTTAGAAACGCGTGTACTTAATTGTACGGGTCAGAATTTTTAAAAGTATTTTTAATAAACCTTTAAAGGACAGCAGAATGGACATCAATCAATCAGTTTGGTTATTACTTTTTACGGCGATTGTTTTAGCCAACATTCCATTTTTAATGGCGAATAGATTATTTTTAGTGATTAAAGTACCGCATAAGTCGATAGTGATTAATTTAATTGAGTGGTTTACGTATTTTGTCATTACCGGTCTATTTGCTTATTTATTAGAACAGAAAAGCATGGGGCATGTGGCTTCGCAAGGTTGGGAGTTCTATACTATTACTTTGTTTATGTTTATGATTTTTGCTTTTCCAGGATTCATCTATCGTTACAATCTCAAAAGTTTTTTAAAGAAACACGGCTAATAGTTTAGAGCTTGTTTAACGTGCGCTTTAGGCGCTGCAGTAGGAAAAAATGTTGGCCTTTCAAAATCAGTTTATAGTTGATTACTTACAAGACCCCCTGGTAAACATGGTGCTGGGTGTTGTATTGCTTATTTTTGTTGCCTGGTTGGCCAACTACATTGTTAAGCGCGTCTTATTAAGAGGGCTTTATACGCTGTTGGGCAATCATGCGCCGCAGCCGCATAATGGTCACAAGCTTGATTTTTCGTTTATTGATCGGTTATCCCATGTTGTTCCCGCGTTGATTATTTCTACTGGCGTCAGCCGAATCCCTGAACTTCCTAATGTAATTGTAGTCGTCACTGAAAATGTTACCAATGCCTTTATGGTGGTTACAGTTGGCTTAGTGTTTACAAGCTTACTCACTTTGTTTAATGGCCTTTACGAGCGCAAGCCAGAATCTAAAAATAAACCCATCAAGGGTTATATTCAAGTATTGAATATTATCATTTACTTAATTGCAATTATTCTTATGATTGCCGTTTTGTTCGACCGCTCGCCTCTGATTTTGCTTTCGGGCTTAGGCGCAATGGCTGCTGTGTTGATGTTGATATTTCAAGACACTATTTTGTCATTGGTAGCCAGTGTGCAAATATCATCTAACGACGTTATTCGTGTAGGCGACTGGGTAGAAATGCCGGATCTAAATGCCGATGGCGATGTGATTGATATTGCTCTGCACACAGTAAAAATTCAAAACTGGGACAAGACCATTACGACCATTCCAACACGTCGTTTTATGACGGACTCGTTCAAAAACTGGCGTGGAATGCAAGAATCCGGTGGACGAAGAATTAAAAGAAGTTTAATGTTTGATCAGCAAACAATTCATTTTTTGGATGCATCAGAAATAACTTGGCTTAAAAAAATTAATCTTTTAAAAGATTATATGGCGCATAAAGAGCAAGAAGTCGCTCAATGGAACACGGCGTTAGAACAAAAAGCTTTAGAACCCGTCAACTTTAGACGTTTAACCAATATAGGAACCTTTAGAGCCTATGTTATGTGTTATCTGCAGCAACATCCCAAAATTCATCAAGGCATGACACAAATTGTTAGACAGATGTCGCCCACGGCAGAAGGGTTGCCCATAGAAATATACTGCTTTACCGATACGGTTGTTTGGGCAGAGTACGAGGCTATTCAGTCTGATATTTTTGACCATTTGTACTCGATAGCACCTGAGTTTGGATTGAGGGTTTTTCAAAGTCCTAGCGGTTATGACTTAATGCAATTGGCTAAGACTGTGATGCCTAAAGGTGCCGTTGACGCTGTCTAAGCGGCTCAATTCCTATGCGTATTTTTTAGGTTACTTTTAAAGGTCTCTATAAGAATGATTTTAATCAGTGCAAATAAGTCTCTGATAGGCTGGGGTAAGGCAGATGTGGATAACAAGTGTGACCCGTTTTATGTTGGGTTTTGTGCTGATATTTGCAGCTTATAATTCAGTGGCGGCTGTCGTTCAAAACTCTGAAATGTTACTTTCAGAAGACGTTAAACACGCGATTAACGCTTACTCAAACAAAGAGTATTCACGCGCAATTCAACTGTTTACGCCGCTAGCCGAGCAAAACAATGTATTTGCCCAGTTTGGTTTAGCGCAGATGCATCGTTTAGGTCAAGGGGGTGCGGTGGATTATGCCTTGGCTTTAAAATGGTATTTAAAAGCGTCTCAAAGCAGCTATGGTGTTGCTCAAAGCCAATTGGGTGAAATGTATGAACAAGGTCTTGGCGTACCGGTTGATTTGGCTATGGCAAAAAACTGGTACCAAGTTTCGTGCAGCAATCAATGTTCACAAGGCTGTTTAAATTTTTCTAGACTTGAACAAACGGTTCAATATTAAACATAAGCCAGCGCGTGCGCTTTGCAAACTAAGCGTTGCTAAGCCATACGAAGCGATATGAAGAAGCAATATGAAACAATATAATTCGGAAGCTCGATTTCCTTAATCTAGTAGCACAACAAACACGTTAAGTTGTAAATAGAGGTGTCAAGTTGTCCCTAGTCTTATACGCAGTAGCCGCGTTAGTGATTTTGGCGTTGGTCTTTATGGCCGCCATTCATTTGGGGTTTAAAGCCCCCCGTATGGCAAATCAGCAAACGCCTAAAGAATATGGCT is a genomic window containing:
- the nuoN gene encoding NADH-quinone oxidoreductase subunit NuoN encodes the protein MNFVIPDFAPAIPEMVLLALTSFILVADTFWAKRSQFATYYATQIALVVVAVLILMSFSTTQIITFDGSFVRDSFADILKLFVLVISIGIFVFSKEYLLQHKFFSGEFFVLGLFGVLGMFVMISSYNFITLYLGLEIMSLSMYAMVAMRKDSGAAVEAGMKYFVLGALATGMLLYGFSMIYGATGEIGFAQVSEVISSGNADGVVLAFGVVFIVIGLAFKLGAVPFHMWMPDVYQGAPTAVTLYLGTAPKIAGFAIVYRLLAEALPGLVEEWQSLIIMLSILSMVLGSIAAIVQDNLKRMLAYSGIGHIGFLLLGVIAATPDGYSASMFYVIVYAITGLAGFGMIVALSRTGNEFDRVVDFKGLNARNPWLAVMMLIVMFSMAGIPPFIGFWAKIIVIEEVIKAGFTWIAVVAVITAVISAYYYLRVVKAMYFDEPEDNTKIEPVSGSLNWTVSFVALSLLVLGLMPSSLINLCYQSINSLAL
- a CDS encoding NADH-quinone oxidoreductase subunit M codes for the protein MLSSLPILSTLIWLPIIGGLLVLFAGRNNPTVAKWLSLLTVVATFLLSIPLVTGFDTTTASMQFVEQVAWVPMFNIHYHLGVDGLSMPLVLLTTFTQVLVIASAWDVIKERVEQYMGAFLIMGGIMVGVFVALDSILFYIFWEALLIPMFIVIGKWGGPRRVYATLKFFLYTFFGSVFMLVSFLYMYHESGSFSILDFHGMQLGMTAQILIFLAFFLAFAVKIPMFPVHTWLPDAHVEAPTAGSVVLAAIMLKMGGYGFVRLSLPVTPDASMTLDWLMIGLSLIAIVYIGIVALVQNDMKKLVAYSSISHMGFVTLGLFLVYDILQNTGSIQGAQLGMEGAMVQMISHGFISGAMFLAIGVLYDRMHTREISAYSGVVNKMPWFVMFAVIFAMANVGLPGTSGFVGEFMVILSAFKANLWYGTLAALTLVIGAAYTLWMVKRVFFGQITNENVEKLTDLNKREFAIMATLAIVIIALGVFPAPLMEVMHASVENLLVQATTSKL
- the nuoG gene encoding NADH-quinone oxidoreductase subunit NuoG, which gives rise to MVKVEINGQVIEAHEGDMLIDVADGAHISIPRFCYHKKLSIAANCRMCLVEVEGAWKALPACATPVTDGMKVHTKSAKAIAAQKSVMEFLLINHPLDCPICDQGGECELQDVSMDYGDDVSRYHEAKRVVSDRNTGSLIKTEMTRCIHCTRCVRFGQEIAGMMELGATGRSEWMEIGTYIEKSIDSEMSGNMIDLCPVGALTSKPFRYTARSWELKAHNAIAPHDSIGSHIIIHSKNNEVKRVVPRENEAINEVWLSDRDRFSYEAINSEQRLTQPMIKQNGFWNVVDWETALQFAAEGLQGLIAESVNDIGVLAGANSTLEELHLLQKLARGLGIENLDHRHRQSDFSLDALGFNQPTLTISLAEVETLNSVLMVGTYLRKELPILNHRVRKAVLNGAKAFVVNPESLDYNYKLANTHSELGMIKELSGLAKAALGLNNKTDQAWLNTIQPTDQHIKMVENLKQSEQSALFLGQLAQSHTDYTVIQKLAAIIATETQSSLSILPMSANEVGAHLVRFVPRNGLNSMQMIQAEMKGFINLNIEPESDFTQGNLALAAMQKAQFVINLTAFDSAAQRDYANVLLPIATFAETAGTFVNANGLKQSFKMSVEPKGDAKAAWKVLRVFANVLNVDGFEYTHTNEVLREVLDNVATQVDFSKAICILPMQNNDAIVQRVSPYAIDSLVRRAASLQATPDANFATMERG
- a CDS encoding NADH-quinone oxidoreductase subunit J; protein product: MTFEQFIFYTLAAVAIISGFMMITVRNPVKAALWLVLAFVATAGIWITAQAEFLGLVLILVYVGAVMVLFLFVVMMLDINLTILKEGFTKYLPLGAMAAIAIFAMMYLVLGPEHFGTDVTGMPITQAADYSNTKAIAIPLYTTHVYAFILAAVLLLVGIVAAISLTLRRRSSTTVLYQDIDKQVKTLAVDRFRMVQMDSVVEKHIASKSEDDK
- the nuoK gene encoding NADH-quinone oxidoreductase subunit NuoK, yielding MIALSDYLLFGAVLFMISMAGIFLNRKNVLVLLMSIELLLLAVNTNLVAFSYYLNDVTGQVFVFFILTVAAAEAAIGLAILVLVFRNRKSINVDDLGSLKG
- the nuoI gene encoding NADH-quinone oxidoreductase subunit NuoI, producing the protein MVRFIKHHVKTWGLTELFKGLGVTGKYLFKKKITVRYPEEKTPLSPRFRGHHALRRYENGEERCIACKLCEAVCPANAITIESEERDDGSRRTTQYDIDMFKCIYCGFCEEACPVDAIVETRVFEYEFQERGQHIMTKDKLLAFGDKHEVQIAADRKADAKYR
- the nuoL gene encoding NADH-quinone oxidoreductase subunit L, with the translated sequence MLHTILTVILLAPLLGAMIAGLLGRQVGRSGAHFATIIGVAISMVLSAYVFYLFVFENAEAYNASLYTWMVSDGIKFEIGFLIDKLSATMMLVVTFVSLMVHIYTVGYMDHDEDYDHNDPYYQRFFSYISLFTFSMLSLVMANNFLQLFFGWEAVGLVSYLLIGFYMKRESAIQANLKAFLVNRVGDLGFILGIAVVFVYFNTMDYKEFFAQLSSQRDVMIEIIPGVEWSMITMMLVLLFIGAMGKSAQMPLHVWLPESMEGPTPISALIHAATMVTAGIFMVARLSPAFEMSEAALSFVLIIGALTAFMMGLLGLIQNDIKRVVAYSTLSQLGYMTAALGASAYAAGMFHVLTHAFFKALLFLAAGSVIIAMHHKQDIRDMGGLKKYMPITYVAMLVGSLALIGFPGFSGFFSKDSILLSLDESQRFGSTFAYVLLMAGVFITAFYSFRMFFLVFHGQESHYVKTHKIKESPWVVTVPLILLAIPAAFMGIPMFEPMLTGAYFGEAIQVLPQNDTMLAVYNNYYQGLLHLVVSSFMTLPVILALSGVLIAWIMYIKRPDLPGKLKTMCPRGFYVLDNAYGFDRLNEIVFVDGTRKLGHFFTRVVDIKLIDTGMVTNTFMAVSNAAHTLRQAQTGLMYHYAFVMIFGLLVMLVWVLW
- the nuoH gene encoding NADH-quinone oxidoreductase subunit NuoH, with amino-acid sequence MFDALQAFLSIYMYPWLAITITLVIQAIAVILPIMLVVAWLTYAERKVIGYMQVRLGPNRVGPAGLLQPIADALKLMTKEVIFPDQANKFLFITAPVLAIAPAVAVWAVIPFSDGVVVTDINAGVLYVLAVSSILVYGTIIAGWASNSKYAFLGAMRGSAQKISYEIAMGFALVTVLMIAGSMNLTEIVNGQKGGIWHWYLLPLLPMFFVYFISGLAETNRTPFDVIEGEAEIVAGFHVDYSGMTFGVFMLAEYAMMILISFMTSIMFLGGWLSPFEGIPFLEAAFSWVPQLGWLAFKVSFLLFVFLWLRATFPRYRYDQLMRLGWKVLIPLTILWVFVVGAMQYFSVGPWFN